From the Amia ocellicauda isolate fAmiCal2 chromosome 12, fAmiCal2.hap1, whole genome shotgun sequence genome, the window gaaaacaagaagaaaaaaaaagacaaggaaAGGGGACACAACCGTCTCCGATTTAAGCATCCTAAAATAGCTCCCACAAGGACCAAGGTAAGACCGTTTTCTGCTCTGTCCCGCTCCCCTGTCTCAGACACAGCGGGTCTCCGGTGGGCTCCGGCTCGGTTACACGCGTGTAACTTTGTGTGCGTTTCTCGGGTCGATCCCGCAAAACGCGCAGGAACCGAAACATCAAATATTGATTGTTGTGCTGTGATCGGGGCTCGACCTCACAGcagccctccctccctctccctccctctctctctctctctctctctctctctctctcacacacacacacatacagacatagcCTATAGCGACCGGTCTCTGCCTCACACATACATAATGGTAATTCGTTCATAGGCTACACAGTCACAGCAGAGATTAAAATCATCCCGTCAGATTTGGTCCCAATCCTGTTTTCAGAACGGTGTCCCGTCGCCTGGACAAAGACAAGTGACTtgagtccccccccccccagtcatAATAAACCAGGATTTCTCTTGACTATTGGTGAACAGGTTTCTACTGTCGGGCGGGGAGGACAGTCCCCCGGTGCCCACCGCGATATCCCCCCGTGGCCGTGCCGGTTGATTGGCGTGTAGCCGCAGGTGGCCGGTGTCCggcggctcggctcggctcggctcggcggGGCTCGCTTGCTCTGTGTTGGGCGCAAGGCGAGTCAGCGGATCCCAGTGTGTAGCGTTTAAAACCAAAAGCACAGTGTTCATGTCCCCTGGCGAGGCTGAACGGATCCCGGGCGAGAGACGAATTCCAAGTTGAGAAAGTTCCGTCTCTGGGGTGTTATATATTTAAGTGAAACCGGGAACGCTAACTGGCAGCTGCACAAtccgggtgggggggggggggtcggtgTGTGCCGTCCCGGAGAGAGCAGAGAGGATCTTTGTGTTGCCCTGGCGACAGCGGCGGTTGGTGCCGGTGAGAACCCTGGGTTTATTAGAATTCAGAATTCGAATTTAGAATTCGATTTCGAGGCTTGAACAACAAAATCacgttttttttctgttttgttttgctttgggattttgcagctctctctctctccctcccccccactctccctctctcgcccCCTTCTGCACATCACAGCACGGGTTATTGTCGCAGGCCGGCTGCCGGGGCTTGGCAGTTTCCATTCTGTCGTTGTCTTCCGTTTCACATTAAGTTTACTGTAACTTGACACACAATATTGAGTCAGTAGTTATAATAGACAAAAGTCTGCACCTCGTATTTCCTGGTTggcccatttattattattattattattattattattattattattattaataggctAGGGAAATGCAAACACACTAGACCACACAGCTTTGAAAGAGGAAAAtacccaaaacaaaaacacattgcgCGTCACCCAATCTGTTACATTGTAACTGTAAGCACGCCTCTGACTCCCCAGTCTCTACAGCTCAGGAGAGAGGATAGAAGTTCAAGCCCGTCATATCGGTCATGGGGGTGCTGTACCTTTCAATATGGCAGCTGACATTAGTGTGGGGGGTGTGTCCCTCCTATCGGAAGTCAGATCCTATTGGACGGTGTGTTGGGGGGTGGAGGAGAGGAGATGGTGAAGGGTAGCTTCAAAGGTGTACAGGGAATCACCTCAGGATAAGACTCATCCTTACAGAGGGGAAAATAGtgtattttaattcaatatGACCCCCCCTTCCCACTCTAAACATGGTTTGATCCAGGATGACCTACAGTGTCGGTTTGGAGGACATTTCACACAGGAGATCAGGGGTCGAGGGATGTTGGGGAACGCTGCGCTGTGATTGGCCGGTTCTCTCATGTGGGTGACTCTCTAAGTGGCGCATTGTTTATGGGGTCTGTTGcatggtgggggggagggggtctgCTGCCCTGGAGTTGACTTCCAGCCTGGAGACTAGACTCTTCAGAGCTACACTAGAGGGCGCTGTCCCCCCCATGTGTCACACAGGAGTCCCCTATAGCTTGAAAACAGGGAAGTCAGGCTGAACTCTGACCCCTCTCCTGTTATAGCTGTAGCAGAAGAGTGAACACCCCAGCACCCAGTGTACCCTCCCTGGGCACAGTGAATGAATGCCTTAGGGctattgaaatgttttcttaattAGTATTTTCTGCCCAAAGTCTCTGGGTTCAGAAACACGCTCATCTGGAGGTCACGTGTCAGGGGTCAAGGGCCGTTTCAGCTACATCAGACTGCTTCTGTAACTTGGAGTGGTGGTCTGGTCATTGTCTCAAGTTGTGCTTTATCTTGTTGtggtctgtgttgtgttgtgtagatGCCGTCGGTTATGGAGCGCTCAGGAGGAGGGGTGCTGTCCAGGAGCCGGGCCAAAACCATAACTAACGGCAATGGGCAGCACAGTGAAGAGGAGAGCAGCGACGAGGAGCACGGACACGGTAACCCCtaacccctgacccctgacctctgaCATGCTTGCTTGTATCAGTCATATGCCTATTACTGAAGCACTACTGGTATTATTGCTGGTATGAGCTGATTTCAAATGAGATTTCGGTCCCTCTGTCTGTATCTCTGTTTGGCTGTCTCACCACCTCCCTCTCCATGTCTCTTTTGATGTCTGCCCCCTGCCTCTCCCACTTCCGTTcaccccccttctctctctcctacgCCTCTCTCCTGTCTCTTTTGATCttaccccctccctccctccctccctctctctcctcccttcctccctttctctctccctctccctccctctctctctcccacgcCATTTCCCTCTCCCTGTCTCGGTGAAACTCTCCCCTTGCCTCTGAGTGTTTCGCTGCCtatctcctcctctctctaattgcttttcaaatttaaattgctttattggcatgaccagaATAGGTATTGCCAAGGCATTAGTCaaacagcacatacacacatacatatgtgtgaccaacaattaaataaatatataggtacatttacataaataaaagtagattcataattagaaataaattgtaaaaaataactattactgagtagatcccccccccccccgattaCCCTTTCTCTGGTCCTCTTGTTCCCATGctgtcacccccccccctgTTTTCTGAActtgctcgctctctctccccttaTCTCTGTATCTCCttacactatctctctctctctctcctctgtgccatctttgtctccatccctccctTCTTCTCCCCTGtgccttctctctccctttccctgcctgcctctcttctcttctctgcttctctccctttccctgcctgcctctgctcttcttcctctctctctccgtctctcaggATGTGCTCTGTTTAACAAAATATCCTCTGCCCCCCCcacagtgcagtgttgtgttaGTGTTGTCCCCTCCGTCAGTCACTGTATCTGTATCACCCCCCccgtgcagtgttaatgtactgtagtgtccagtcactgtTATTTTGACCAATCTCTCTGTCTGATAACATAGTGTTACTATAGTGTAGCATCCAGTCCATGTATAATGTTGATcaatctctccctcccccccttcATCCTTCTCTTCACCATACAGACAGCATGATCAGGGTTGGGGGAGATTATCAAGCATCCATCCCAGAGTACAAACCAGgtaagagggagagggagaggaggagaaggagagagggaataGGGGAAATGGATGAAGGaatggagagggagggaggtggggAGGAAATGAGAGCGAGAAcgagggaaggaaggaagcaGGGAAAGGAGAGGAGTAGGAGGGATTAGGACTGTTACTGGGAGACACTCCTGCTCTCTCATTCaaattctttctctctctctcactcactccccctccctcgtctctctctccccgtctctctgCAGACTCTCCGGCTCGCTATAGTGACAGGGAGTCCAGGGGCATGCTGGTCTGGTCACCCAATCAGCTGATATCTGACGCcaagggtgagtgtgtgtgagtgtgtgtgtgtgtgtctgtgtctttgtcACTGTCTCTCTATGCGTCCCTCTATTGGCACacagttattattttgtattgtcgTTCTGGTTAATTTTTGTTGTCTGTCTGTGGTTTGTGTGGACAGCATCATTACATCATTGTATAATATGATtttctgtctccctccctctcttccccctcctcctctctcccagTGGACGAGTATATCCTCATGGCCAAAGAGAAACACGGTTACAATATGGAGCAGGTAGGGGACTCTAGTACACAAACACTCAGTATAGTGCTGAGTAGTACAATAGTGCAATACTGTACTGGTCTTAGgaccctctctcactctccttctctctcttcccactccccctctccctgccatcatccctccccctccccctccccctctctctcaggctcTGGGCATGCTGCTGTGGCACAAGCATGATGTGGAGAAGTCCCTGGCCGACCTGGCCAATTTCACCCCGTTCCCCGACGACTGGAGCGTGGAGGACAAGGTGCTGTTCGAGCAGGCCTTCAGCTTCCACGGCAAGAGCTTCCACCGCATCCAGCAGATGGTGAGGGGGAGAAGGAAAGACGGGGAGGAAGGGAtgtgggggagggagagaggtagGGAGGAAGGAAAGGAGGGAAAGGGGAGGATAGTGGGAGAGGGGTGGTTTGAGAGTCCTGTTCAGTTTAGTTTGGGTGCCGTGGGTAGCAGCACAGTGGGTGTCAGTACatcctgtctttctctctcctgcagCTTCCTGACAAGCTGATCTCCAGTCTGGTGAAGTACTACTACTCCTGGAAGAAGACACGCACACGCACCAGCGTCATGGACAGACAGGCCCGGCGCCTGCTctcccagagagagagggaagacaggtgagggagagggaaagagagagagagagagggagggaggggagaggtgAGGAGGTTTGTACAGCTGAGTCATACAGATAATAGAAGTGCGTGTCTTTCTCTCCTCAGCAACGATGAAATGGAGGAGGGGGGTGGAGGGAGTGACAGCGACTTCGAGATCGACACCAAGAAGGAGGTGAGACACGGAGGGAGGAAAACGagaagagcagagagagagaacctaGCCCACCCCTCTCAGTGcactgtaagtgtgtgtgaaaagatgCTCTCCAGTCATTTATGTTTGTATTAACACCCtgtccctctccttctcctgtCTTTCTCTCCTCCCAGGTGCAGAAGGCAATGGGTGTGGGAGTAGGGCTGGGGGGGGGTGTTTCCGGTCGGTCCGGTCCAGTGCGTAAGGAGGGTGGGGGGTGTCAGTACCGCCACGCCCCCCCCCGCTCCCGCCGCCGCCCCCCCCGCGGGATGTACCTGAGCCATGGTGACATCAGCACCGTCTCCACGGCGCCCGATGCTGCGTCAACAACCCTGCGGCTCCTGGACTCTCAGCTGGTCTCTCTGAAGAGACAGGTAGTGACACGTggttccccctccccctctctctctctctctctccctccctccctccatcactttctcactcactgacactctctctctctctctctctctctctctctcaggtgcagAGTATTAAGCAGATGAACAGCAGTCTAAAGCAGAGTCTGGAGAGTGGCATTGACCAGATGCGCCCCCCTGAGGTAGGTGGCCAGCactgcagcactgacacacacatgagCCCAGCTGCTGATGCACTGACACAGaacctgacctctgacctctctctGTCAGGTGACCCCGAGGATGAACTCTCGCTGGACCACAGAGGAGCAGCTGCTGGCCGTGCAGGGTATGAGCTGCATTGTACTGATGATTATGGGTTACGGATTGGCTGTCTCCCTGCCTATTTGCTTACCTCGTCTCCCTTCTCTTTCCTCTTTCCTCTGCCCCCTCCAGCTATCCGTCGCTATGGTACAGACCTGTCTGCCATCGCCGGGGTGATCGGCAACAAGACGCCCCCCCAGGTCAGCTCCTTCCTGGTGAGCTACCGGCGCCGCTTCAACCTGGACCAGGTGCTGcggcagtgggaggaggagcaGGGAGCGGACGGCGGGATCGGGGGTGCAGGGACCCCCCCATCCCCTGGCTCCTCctcccagccccagccccagccccagccccagccccagccccccaACACTGCTCAGCGCTCGGTTGGTGGAAGCAACAGGGAGGATGAGGTGAGAACCggaggggtggggagggagagagatatgGGATGGAgaaggaagaagagggagagggagggaaggagataAGATAAAAGGACTCCATGACTAACAGCACTAATGTttttctcctcctcccccccagctctcCACAGCCTCCCCCAGCACAGCTCCCTCCAGTAGGAACAGAATTGCCGAAGTGGAGGACAGCCAGGCCCCCTCCTCCTCGGCCCCGCCCTCTCTCTCACAGCCACCACCCCTCCTGCGCCCCGCcctgccccccgccccccccagcCTGCTCCGCCAGCCCCCCCCTCTGCAGCAGGGGCGACCCCTCCCCTCCCGCCCCCCACTGAACCAGCCACCCCCTCCTCCGCCCCTCATCAGGCCCGCCGTGGCTGCCTCGCGCCAGCAGGGGGCCATACTCCGGAACTCCTCCGGCTCCTGCGGTCAGCTGCCTCCCTCGCTGGTGGGGCTGCAGGTGGAGCCCCCACCCCAATCACACTGAGTGTGACTTTTCTCAGGGGGGGGTGGATATTAATCTCTGACATAGCGACACTGACCCCCATCTCCCTCTATGTCCTGTTTCTCACACTCTGCCCTGACCCTCTCCTCTCATCTTAAGAGTGTGCCAGTCAATAAACTCACCCCTTTAGGAGAGGGAGCTCAATAGAGACCCCCCCTTACTTTCTCACGTCTAGACAGGGGCTGTCTGGGCATCACTATGGCAACCGAGGAGTCTGTGGGAGTATCCATGACAAC encodes:
- the rcor2 gene encoding REST corepressor 2 isoform X2 — its product is MPSVMERSGGGVLSRSRAKTITNGNGQHSEEESSDEEHGHDSMIRVGGDYQASIPEYKPDSPARYSDRESRGMLVWSPNQLISDAKVDEYILMAKEKHGYNMEQALGMLLWHKHDVEKSLADLANFTPFPDDWSVEDKVLFEQAFSFHGKSFHRIQQMLPDKLISSLVKYYYSWKKTRTRTSVMDRQARRLLSQREREDSNDEMEEGGGGSDSDFEIDTKKEVQKAMGVGVGLGGGVSGRSGPVRKEGGGCQYRHAPPRSRRRPPRGMYLSHGDISTVSTAPDAASTTLRLLDSQLVSLKRQVQSIKQMNSSLKQSLESGIDQMRPPEVTPRMNSRWTTEEQLLAVQAIRRYGTDLSAIAGVIGNKTPPQVSSFLVSYRRRFNLDQVLRQWEEEQGADGGIGGAGTPPSPGSSSQPQPQPQPQPQPPNTAQRSVGGSNREDELSTASPSTAPSSRNRIAEVEDSQAPSSSAPPSLSQPPPLLRPALPPAPPSLLRQPPPLQQGRPLPSRPPLNQPPPPPPLIRPAVAASRQQGAILRNSSGSCGQLPPSLVGLQVEPPPQSH
- the rcor2 gene encoding REST corepressor 2 isoform X1, producing the protein MPSVMERSGGGVLSRSRAKTITNGNGQHSEEESSDEEHGHDSMIRVGGDYQASIPEYKPDSPARYSDRESRGMLVWSPNQLISDAKVDEYILMAKEKHGYNMEQALGMLLWHKHDVEKSLADLANFTPFPDDWSVEDKVLFEQAFSFHGKSFHRIQQMLPDKLISSLVKYYYSWKKTRTRTSVMDRQARRLLSQREREDRSACLSLLSNDEMEEGGGGSDSDFEIDTKKEVQKAMGVGVGLGGGVSGRSGPVRKEGGGCQYRHAPPRSRRRPPRGMYLSHGDISTVSTAPDAASTTLRLLDSQLVSLKRQVQSIKQMNSSLKQSLESGIDQMRPPEVTPRMNSRWTTEEQLLAVQAIRRYGTDLSAIAGVIGNKTPPQVSSFLVSYRRRFNLDQVLRQWEEEQGADGGIGGAGTPPSPGSSSQPQPQPQPQPQPPNTAQRSVGGSNREDELSTASPSTAPSSRNRIAEVEDSQAPSSSAPPSLSQPPPLLRPALPPAPPSLLRQPPPLQQGRPLPSRPPLNQPPPPPPLIRPAVAASRQQGAILRNSSGSCGQLPPSLVGLQVEPPPQSH